A window from Peromyscus eremicus chromosome 1, PerEre_H2_v1, whole genome shotgun sequence encodes these proteins:
- the LOC131910081 gene encoding olfactory receptor 5B12-like — protein MQNFSEVSEFILVGLTDAPELQIPLFVIFTFIYLITLVGNLGMLVLILLDSRLHTPMYFFLSNLSFVDCVYASAVTPKVIEGFLTGDKIISYNSCAAQMFFFAAFATIECFILASMAFDRHAAVCKPLHYSITMTTSMCALLVAGSYMNGILQSTIHVSFTFNLSFCHSNVVNHFFCDILPLLTLSCSGIYKNEIVLFMLATFNISFTLLVIATSYLLIFVAILRMRSAEGRKKAISTCASHLTTVSIFYGTIIFMYLQPSSSHSMDTDKMASVFYTMVIPMLNPLVYSLRNKEVKNAFKKVAGKALSSLGLVNLL, from the coding sequence ATGCAGAATTTTTCAGAAGTGTCTGAATTCATTCTAGTGGGATTAACAGATGCCCCAGAGCTGCAGATCCCTTTATTTGTCATCTTCACTTTCATTTATTTGATCACACTGGTTGGGAACCTTGGAATGCTGGTGTTGATTCTGCTGGACTCCCGACTCCATACTCCCATGTACTTTTTCCTCAGTAACCTCTCCTTTGTGGACTGTGTTTATGCTTCAGCTGTCACTCCCAAGGTAATAGAAGGGTTTCTCACAGGAGATAAGATCATATCCTACAATTCATGTGCTGCCCAGATGTTCTTTTTTGCAGCCTTTGCTACCATTGAATGTTTCATCCTGGCCTCAATGGCCTTTGACCGTCATGCAGCAGTGTGCAAACCCTTGCATTATTCTATCACTATGACAACTTCAATGTGTGCCCTGCTTGTTGCTGGTTCTTACATGAATGGAATCTTACAATCTACAATCCATGTGTCCTTTACTTTCAACCTCTCCTTCTGTCATTCCAATGTGGTAAATCACTTTTTCTGTGATATTCTCCCACTACTCACTCTTTCTTGCTCTGGTATCTACAAAAATGAAATTGTGCTTTTCATGTTGGCaacatttaatatttcttttactctATTGGTTATTGCTACCTCTTACCTACTTATTTTTGTTGCAATACTGAGGATGCGTTCTGCTGAAGGCCGAAAGAAGGCCATCTCCACCTGTGCATCCCACCTCACCACTGTTTCCATATTCTATGGCACAATTATCTTCATGTACTTACAACCCAGCTCCAGTCATTCCATGGACACTGACAAAATGGCATCTGTGTTCTACACCATGGTCATCCCCATGCTGAACCCTCTTGTTTACAGCCTCAGGAACAAAGAAGTCAAGAATGCATTCAAGAAAGTTGCTGGAAAAGCATTATCTTCACTGGGATTAGTCAATTTACtgtaa